The following is a genomic window from Pelobacter seleniigenes DSM 18267.
AACCCGTAGCGGTCGACAAAACGCAAGCTGCCTAAGGTTCGGCCGTGCAGATAAGTGCCTTGGATAACGGCGATTTCCGCTATCTGTTGATCATCGGCCCGGAGCGGGTGAGTCTCATCGACCGGGCTGCCCTGTCCATCATCCTGATAGAGGGTCCCTTCCAATACAGATTCAAACTCTTTGAGTTTTTCCGGAGTATCCCGAATAATCAGCTGATCGCCGACCTGCAGCCTGATGCTCGGCAGCGGCTTGGCCAAGGGGCTGTCGCCGCGGCGAATACCGTGAATGCGCAGGTTTTGGCCCCCTTTCTTGAGGGCATCGGCCAAGGTTTTGCCAACCAGCGGGCTGTTCTCGAGGAGGGCCAGGTTGGCGGTGAAAATGCGCGGCGACGTGTCGGCCAGGGCAAGCTTACGTTCCGGCATGATCCGGGGAACGACCAACCACAGATAGAGGATCCCGATGCTGCCGGCAATGGCCGCCGGGATGATAAAGTCAAACATTTCGATGCGTCTCAAGCCCATATCCGCGGCCACCGAAACCACCAGTAGATTGGTTGAGGTACCGATGGTTGTGCAGGTTCCACCCAGCAGGGTGGCAAACCCCATGGGCAGCAACATGCCTGACGCGTTGCTTCTGGTCCGTAGCGCAACACTGATGAGCAGGGGCAGGAACAGAACCACGACCGGAACATTGTTGATAAAAGCACTGATCAGGGCGGCCATCAGCAGGGTCGTTAACAGTGAGAGTTGCGGGCTGATCGCCCAGAGTCTGGCCAGTGCTCTGCCAATGGGCTCGAGTGCTCCGGTCCGCACAATGCCATGGCCGACGATCATTAAAGCGCAGACCGCGATCAGCGCTTCATGGCCGAAACCATGAAAAAAATCAAGGGCATGGAGTGAACCTTGTTCGGTCCGGTATGGAAAAAGTTCAAAGCCAATGGCCAGGGTGACAAGAATAATCAGACTCGCCGTTTCCAACGAGAGGTTTTTCCTGGTGAATAGCACCAGGGCCAGCATGGCAAGGGCCAACACCAGGGCGGCATGGATATTGGGGGGCGGAGGAATCATCGTTAACCTCTGCTTTGCATTGTCGGACTGTCCCAATCAATTCTGCAACACCAGGTTTTCTTGATAGGATCACTCGGGTTACAATTAATCATACCGCAATCGTCGTTACGAAAGAGTGCCGAGGATCATTTTATGACTGAGAGACTATTTGGAAACTTGCAGTGGAACCCTGACGCAGGTGTGTGCAACACGTCCACCAGAACAGGATAGGCTTGATGTCACGTCTTATTGCTATTGGAGATATTCACGGGCAAATTCATAAGCTGGAGACGCTGCTTACCGGTCTTCCGCTACAAGAGGAAGATCGCCTGGTCTTCCTGGGTGATTATGTGGATCGTGGGCCGGATGTTCGCGCGGTTATCAACCTGTTAATGGACCTGGCGGAAGAGCGGCCCGAGACGGTGTTCCTGCGTGGCAACCATGAGCAGATGTTACTGGATGCATTAATTGAAACCCATTTTGTTCGAGGAGCCGGGCAGGATCCGGTGGCCTCTGCCGTGCGTGGGAAAAGTCTCCATTCTGCCATTCAGCATCATTTGCAGAATGGTGGCCTGGCTACCCTGAAAAGTTATTCTGTCAACAGTGTTGCAGAGGTGCCTCACGCTCACATCACTTTTTTGCAGCAGACCAGGCTGTATTTCAGGGCGGCGGGCTTTCTGTTTGTCCATGCCGGGGCGCGCAATGATCTCCCTGTTGAAGAGCAGGATGTCCGCACCCTGCTGTGGGACCGCCACTTGGAGCCGGGAACCGCAGAAATCCATGTGGTCGGTCATAAACCGACCACCAACGGACAGCCCTGTTTTGAATCCGGGCGCTATTCCATCGACACCGGTGCCGGGTTCGGTAATCCGTTGACCGCCTGTGATGTCATCACCAGGGAGTTCTGGCAGGCATAAGAGTCCAGCTAAATGAATCCTCCCCAGTGTTCAGATCGCGGCGATGACGTTTTCCAGTTTGCTGCGAATAATCAGAGCGGTGTCCTTCAGGTGCGGGTTTTCGATTGCTTGCATTGAGGCGACCGGATCGATGGCAGAGACCTCAACTCGTCCGTCTTCCCACTGCTGGACGATGACATTACAGGGCAGCATGGTGCCGATATGCGGTTCGGCCGATAGCGCCTGATAGGCGTAAGAGGGATTGCAGGCGCCGAGGATGCGATATTCCCGAAAATCGACACCCAGTTTCTCCTTGAATTTGGCGGTGACGTCAATATCGGAAAGAATTCCGAATCCCGCTTCAGCAAGCCGAGTTTTAACAGTCTCTACAGTCTCTTTAAAACCCCTCGGCGATAAGGTACTGAAACAATAAGCCATAATTGCTCTCCTGATATGAAGACGGTGTTATCGGTCAGCTTCGTCGGCACCGTTTCAGGCTGATTGTGGAAAAGTCCACTCAAGAGTTCGGCTGGCTGGGTTTGCCGCCGATTGACGACTCTGCTTAACCATAGCAATTCTTCAAGCAGCTTCAAGGGAGGGATCCCATTATTCTGCCGGGTACGCGATAACGGTCCTACCGGAAAAACTGTGGGGCAGGACAGCTCAAAAAATCCGGCAACCGTCAAGCGGCTACCGGACCATACTGAACTGAAATTGGAGAGTTGGGACTGGGCCGGAAATTACCGTTTAGCCAGGTCTTCCGCAATGCGTTCGTCAAGTAAATGCAGATTTTGATTTAATCCCTGCACCAGATCCCGGTAACTGTCGCCGACCGGCAGCTGATTGTTGAAATGGCCGCTGGCAATCTCTGTATGACTACTGTCAATAATGGACCAATCGGCTACCAGAGTTGCCATGCGTCCCGGCTGGCCGGAAAATCTTTCGATCACGATATTGAGGCGATATGGCTCAGGTCCGGCAATCTCCCAGGGGCTGATGCTGATGCGGGCGTTGGGGAAACTTAGGGCCAGATCTGCCCGAATCACCAGGCTGATATTGTCGACCAGCGGTCCTGCCCAGCGTTCGCGGTCACTGAATTTGATTATGTTGGCCTGATCGTGGGTGACAATATTCGGCTGGTCCAGATAGGCGGGGAGTTTGACTTGTTGCAGTTCAAGATTGAACTCTGTCTCTCCGACGACCGGGGTGCTGGTGCGGGGTTCCAGCAGGTAATAATTTTGAATGCCGGGTGTGCCGCCAAGCTGGATACATGACGTGCACAGGAGCAGAATTAAGAAGGTGGCATATCTCATGGGTTTTCTCCTTGCCCTGAACGGCCGCGTAAGAGGAGTTGTGGATCGCGTTCCAGTTCGTCGGCCAAGTAGCGCACACTTCGTGCGGTGCGTTGCAGTTCCTGCAGGACCTGATTAAGCTGGGCTAGAACGCGGGAGTCGTCTCCGGTCAGGTTGCTGACTTGCTGCATGGCCTGGTCGGCCCGAAGCGAAGCGCCTTCGAAAGCCTGTAACCCCTTATCAAATTGAGCCGCCGCCGTTTGCACCTGGTTGTCGACATTGGCCAGGGTGCTCCGGGTGGATTGCAGGGTCTGTTCGATATCATGACTGAGAGGTTCAATTTTGCCATCGATCCGCGCAATGGTCGCTTTGGCTTCGGCAATGGTGTCCTGTAGTGAAGTGGTCAATAGGGGCAGCTGCTGATTGAGGTTTTCCAGCAACATATTTAACTGGGTGGTGGTAGTGTCGAACTGGGCCAGGGCATTGTGTAGGTTAGGGGAGGTGAAAATTTTCTCGACCCCCTCCGCAGAGCGGATCAGCTTGTCCGCCAGTTCGCTTAGCGGTAAATCCTCAAAGGCCTTGGTGAGCTCTTCAAGGCTGGAACTGATGGTCGGCAGTTCCGGATATTCACTGTCATCGCCGGTCAGGACGATGGGCGTGTTGGGGAACATGTCCATATTGATAAACAACTGCCCGGTCACCAGGCTGTCCATCTGCAACTGAGCACGCAGGCCGCGCTGGACCAGGGGCATGATCGGGTCTTCGCCCTTGACGGTGGTTTTGAAGGTTTCGAAAAAACTCCCCTTGGCCCCCTCGACGCGGACCCGGGACGGCTGGATCTCAATAACAACCGGGATGTGGAAGACATAATCACTGGCCCGCAGGCGAACGCTGATATCTTTGACCTGGCCGATTTTGACCCCACGAAAACGGACCGGCGAGCCGACATTCAACCCTTTGACGGAACTGTCGAAATGGACCACATAGGTTCTGGTTTCGGAAAACAGTCCGCCGGGACCGAAAAACAGCAGTCCGGCGACACTTAGAATAATGGCCCCAACCACAAAGCTGCCGATGACTCTGGGATCTATTCTTTTACGTCTGTACATAAAAAGCGCATCCTTCTCCAGGCTAGGCGGTATCGCCCTGCGGTTTCTGATTGGAGCGGGTTAAAAAATTGATGACTCGTGGATCGGTAGAGGTTTCCAGCAAAACTTTGGGTGGCCCTGAAGCGATGATGGTTTTGGCATCCGGATCGAGAAAAATGGAATTATCACCGACACTGAAAATACTGGCCAATTCATGGGTGACGATGACAATGGTCGACCCGAGGCTGTCGCGCAGCTCCAAAATCAGATCGTCGAGCAGCCGGGAACTGATCGGGTCTAGTCCGGCCGAGGGCTCATCAAAGAACAGGATGTCAGGATCCAGAGCCATCGCCCTGGCCAAACCCGCCCGCTTGCGCATGCCACCGCTGATTTCGGAAGGGTAATGCCCCTCGAACCCGGCCAGTCCGACCAGGGCCAGTTTGTAGCTGACCAGTTCATCGATCTGTCTGCCCGGCAGCTTGGTATATTCCTGCAAGGGCAGGGCGATATTTTCTCCCAGGGTCAGGGAACTCCAAAGCGCTCCACTCTGGTAAAGAACCCCGTTGTGACTGATGATCTGATTGCGTTCGGCCGGGCTGCACTTCCAGAGATCGACCCCGCCGACCAGAATGTCCCCGCTGGCGGGTTCCATCAGGCCGACCATATGCCTGAGCAAGGTACTCTTGCCGCAACCACTCCCCCCCATGATGACAAAGATTTGGCCTTTTTCCACTGTGAAGTTGAGGTTTTTTTGAATGACCACCTCACCGTAGGCCATGGTCAGGTCGCGTACCAGCAGCTGCTTAGTCTCCTCCATCTCAGACTCCGATGACCTGGCAGATAACCGTAATCAACGCATCGGCAACAATGATCAGCACGATGGATGTAACCACGGCGCTGGTTGCGGCATAGCCGACGGCAGAAGCACTGCGGCCGCACTGCAACCCGCGAAAACAGCCAGCAGTGGCAACCAGAACTCCGAAAATTCCGGATTTGACAATTCCGATGAGAAAATGCTTGAGAGGAACAAACCC
Proteins encoded in this region:
- a CDS encoding SLC13 family permease — translated: MIPPPPNIHAALVLALAMLALVLFTRKNLSLETASLIILVTLAIGFELFPYRTEQGSLHALDFFHGFGHEALIAVCALMIVGHGIVRTGALEPIGRALARLWAISPQLSLLTTLLMAALISAFINNVPVVVLFLPLLISVALRTRSNASGMLLPMGFATLLGGTCTTIGTSTNLLVVSVAADMGLRRIEMFDFIIPAAIAGSIGILYLWLVVPRIMPERKLALADTSPRIFTANLALLENSPLVGKTLADALKKGGQNLRIHGIRRGDSPLAKPLPSIRLQVGDQLIIRDTPEKLKEFESVLEGTLYQDDGQGSPVDETHPLRADDQQIAEIAVIQGTYLHGRTLGSLRFVDRYGLIVLAIHRAGKPLQKRIETIADIRLQAGDILLVQGPRDQIAQLKREKDFLVLDATIDLPYAQKAPLAMLIMLAIILTAATGLLPIAISATGGVLLMIVSGCMTWRDATRALSRQVILVVVASLALGSALLKTDGAGYLAEVLLSISGHASPPVMLSGLMLLMAVLTNTVSNNATAVIGTPIAVSIASQLGQPAEPFVLAVLFGANMSFATPMAYKTNLLVMNAGRYNFRDFLRTGVPLVIILWATLSLLLPYLYGITGR
- a CDS encoding metallophosphoesterase family protein; this translates as MSRLIAIGDIHGQIHKLETLLTGLPLQEEDRLVFLGDYVDRGPDVRAVINLLMDLAEERPETVFLRGNHEQMLLDALIETHFVRGAGQDPVASAVRGKSLHSAIQHHLQNGGLATLKSYSVNSVAEVPHAHITFLQQTRLYFRAAGFLFVHAGARNDLPVEEQDVRTLLWDRHLEPGTAEIHVVGHKPTTNGQPCFESGRYSIDTGAGFGNPLTACDVITREFWQA
- a CDS encoding DUF302 domain-containing protein: MAYCFSTLSPRGFKETVETVKTRLAEAGFGILSDIDVTAKFKEKLGVDFREYRILGACNPSYAYQALSAEPHIGTMLPCNVIVQQWEDGRVEVSAIDPVASMQAIENPHLKDTALIIRSKLENVIAAI
- a CDS encoding PqiC family protein, with translation MRYATFLILLLCTSCIQLGGTPGIQNYYLLEPRTSTPVVGETEFNLELQQVKLPAYLDQPNIVTHDQANIIKFSDRERWAGPLVDNISLVIRADLALSFPNARISISPWEIAGPEPYRLNIVIERFSGQPGRMATLVADWSIIDSSHTEIASGHFNNQLPVGDSYRDLVQGLNQNLHLLDERIAEDLAKR
- a CDS encoding MlaD family protein codes for the protein MYRRKRIDPRVIGSFVVGAIILSVAGLLFFGPGGLFSETRTYVVHFDSSVKGLNVGSPVRFRGVKIGQVKDISVRLRASDYVFHIPVVIEIQPSRVRVEGAKGSFFETFKTTVKGEDPIMPLVQRGLRAQLQMDSLVTGQLFINMDMFPNTPIVLTGDDSEYPELPTISSSLEELTKAFEDLPLSELADKLIRSAEGVEKIFTSPNLHNALAQFDTTTTQLNMLLENLNQQLPLLTTSLQDTIAEAKATIARIDGKIEPLSHDIEQTLQSTRSTLANVDNQVQTAAAQFDKGLQAFEGASLRADQAMQQVSNLTGDDSRVLAQLNQVLQELQRTARSVRYLADELERDPQLLLRGRSGQGENP
- a CDS encoding ABC transporter ATP-binding protein; its protein translation is MEETKQLLVRDLTMAYGEVVIQKNLNFTVEKGQIFVIMGGSGCGKSTLLRHMVGLMEPASGDILVGGVDLWKCSPAERNQIISHNGVLYQSGALWSSLTLGENIALPLQEYTKLPGRQIDELVSYKLALVGLAGFEGHYPSEISGGMRKRAGLARAMALDPDILFFDEPSAGLDPISSRLLDDLILELRDSLGSTIVIVTHELASIFSVGDNSIFLDPDAKTIIASGPPKVLLETSTDPRVINFLTRSNQKPQGDTA